The segment TCGATCCGGGACGCCGACCACGCCGGGACCACCGCCGCGAAGGCGCTGGCGGCCATGGCCAACAGGATCGCTCGAACGTACTCGCCCTGCGCGGGATCGATGGGAATCGACGGCGCCCCGTTTGCCTTCATGGAGCCGCGAAGAAGCGCTTCTGCAAAGCCGAAGCCCAGGGCCACGCCGACGAGCGCGCCGATGGTTCCGATGAAGAGGCCCTGCAAGACGAAGGTACGAAGGATGGCGCCGCGACCAATGCCGAAACTCCTCAAGATGCCGATGTCGGCACGCCGCCGCGAGACGGAGAGGAAGAGGGCGCTGGCGACGCCGATGGCGATGGTCAGCAGGCTGAACGCCTTGATCATGTTCGAGGTGCTGGCTTGAGCACGGAGCCCTTCTTGAAGACGCGTGTTGCGATCGAGCCAATTCGACGCCTTGAGCTTCGTCGCGCGCCCGAGGCGTTCCGCGAGCAGCGGTGCCTGCCACACGTCGTCGACCTTGAGCTCGATGATGGAGACCCCATCGGCGACGTCGAAGAGCTTCTTCGCGGACGTGAGTCCCATGTACACGACGCGTTCGTCGACGGCTTGAACGCCAAGCGTGAAGACACCACGGACAATCATGGCGGCCTCCGCGGCAACGGCGCCGGTCCGGGAGCTCGCCGTACGTGCGGCGCGCAGGCTGACGCGATCGCCCACGTCAACGCCGAGGTCCGCAGCAAGCCGGGACCCGACCACCACGTTCCCGACGCCAAGATCGAGCCGTCCGCGGATGATCGACGGCCCGATGGGCGCGATCGCGTCGGCGTTCTTCGCTTCGAGGCCCGTGACCGCCACGGCGACGTTTTTCTCGCCGCGTGCCAAGGTTCCGTTGCCAAACACTTCGGGCACGGCGGCGCGCACGCCGGGCGTCCGTGACGCCACTTCGAGCACGGAGCGATACGTGCGGATGGCCGGCTTGACGTCGTGTCCGGGCTGAATCGCGAACAGCGGGCGGCCCTTCGGTGACGCCATGAACGCGCGCGGAACGCGCAGCTCCGGCTCGAGAGTCACGTGGGCGACGTTGCCCGTGATGTCGTCGGTCAGCCGCACGCTCAGCCCGTTCATGAGCGCGGCGATGAAGGTGAACACGACGACGCCCACCGACACGCCGAACATGAGCAGTCCGCTCTGGAGTCGTGCCGAGACGAGGTAGCGGACGGCGAGCTTGACCTCAAAGACCATTGGACGCGCCTTTGGTCCGCACGCGAGCCCCGAGCTTGGCGCCCTTTGGGTCCACGAGCGTGAGCTCGCCCTCCTTGAGACCGGAACGCACGACGACGAACGGAGCGGGCCAATCGTCGACGGTGATGCCACGCCTCGCGACGACGCCATCGGTGACGACGAGCACGAACGAGGGGTCTCCACCGCCACCGCCGCCCACGGCCTCGCGAGGCACGGTGATCGCTGACGGGATCGTCTCGACGCTCACGTTTACGTCGACCGACATTCCCATCAGAACGTTCTTCGGTGCGCTTTCGTAGGCGAAGCGAACCGTCGCCGCGCCCGTTTGTGGATCGACGGCCTGCGCGACGTACGAGACGGTGGCCGCTAGTTTGGCGTCCTCGGTCCCGACTGGAAGGATCTCGGCTCGCATCCCGGGCCGCAGCAACCGGACGTAGCGCTCATCGACCTCGGCCGAGACCCGGGCCGAATCCAGGGTGGCGATCTCGAAGACCGCACTCTGGGCCCCCACCACCTGACCGAGCTCGCCGTCGCGGCGGATGATCGTTCCATCGAAGGGAGCGAGCAACACGAGCTGCGACCGGCCCTCCCGAAGCGCCGCCGACAGGCGGCGGACGTCGTCGGCGGCACGCGAGGCAAAGAGGCGCGCGGTCTCCAGCTCGGCGGGTGCGACGGAGCCGCTCGCCACGAGCGAGGTCGTGCGCGCTAGATCACGCTGGGCTTGCGCCAAGTCGTGCTGCCTCGAGGTCAGCGCGGCCTCCTGCTGAAGGACGTTCGATCTCGCCGACGTATCCGCGAGGCGCGCGAGGAGCTCCCCCTTCTTCACGCGGTCGCCTTCGTGTCGGACGATCTCGGTGATCCGGCCGGAGAACTGCGGGCTGACGACCACCGTTTGCACCGCCTCGACGCGCCCCGTGACGGCGAGCATCCGCGTGACGTCTGCCCGCTTTACCGCGAAGCTCATCACCTCTGGTGGCCGCCGAACGACACGGATCACTTGGACCGCTCCCACGGCTGCGACGGCAGCGAGCAAAGCCAGTACGAGCGCGCGGACGGCCCGCCGTCGCGTCGATGCCGTGATGGGCACTGTGTCCAACGCGACGTCCGGCGCGACCGTCGAGGTAGCCGGCCCAGGTAACGTGACTGCGCTCACGAGGACTCTCCGGAGACCCGAGTGGAATGGGCGACGACGCACCCGACGAGTTCGCCTCGCGCTGCCTTACGGTCGCAGGGTCTTCGACGGGTGCCAGAGCAGGATGTGTGCCGGAGCTCGCGGTACGGCGACGCCTCCCTCGACGAGACGCATGAGGGCGCGGTAAGCGGCCTCCGTGCGGCCTAGGAGGTTCGGCCCGCGTCGCGGGCGGGCGCAACGGACCTGTTCCGGGGCCCGCGTTCTCGTTGTGCAAAGCCGCGCGCGAGAAACCTTGCACGATGCGAATCGCGGCGCTCGTTTGGCGAGGGGGATTCGAGATGACACGCGCACGTCGAGGCCGCGTCGGCGACGGCACGCGCCGTGCACCAAGCGACCCAGCATGAACCCCAGCAACCGAAGCGAGTACATCACACGCGACCGGATCTTGAAGCTCCTCTCGGACGACGAGGTCGCTCGGGTCAGCACGGCGGAGACGGCAGCGCAGCTCGACGAGGGCGACGAGTACGTGGACCTCGAAGCGCCCGAGCGTGGCGTACGAAAGGCCCTCAAGACCTCCTCGACGCCCATGGGTCGCGTGCTTCCGCGCAAGGCCGTGCGCGACAAAACGTGGCAAGACATCGTCGTTCTCCTCCGACCGGCACGCCGAGGGCGCGCCCACGACGACGCACTGAGCATGGGCAGGGCGGCCGCGAGACCATGGGCGGCGGCGCCCGAGAGGCATCGAAGCGGGCGCGCCGGGTGGATTCGCGCTGCGGTGCTAGGCGCGGACGACGCGATCGTCTCCACGGCGAGCCTCATGATCGGCGTCGCCGCAGCTTCGGCCACGAAGGAGGCGGTCCTCGTGGCGGGTGTCGCCGGCCTCGTGGCCGGAGCCATGTCCATGGCTGTGGGTGAGTATGTCTCCGTCAGCTCGCAGCGCGACGCCGAACAGGCGGACGTCGAGCGAGAGAGCCGGGAGCTAGCCCAGCAGCCGAGAGCCGAGCTGAACGAGCTTGCGATGCTCTATGTGAAGCGCGGTCTCGACAAGGCGCTCGCGATGAAAGTCGCCGAGCAATTGAGCGCCCACGACACGCTCGGCGCTCACATGAAGGACGAGCTTGGCATTGACCAGAGCGCTCTGTCGCGTCCCATGCAAGCGGCGTGGATCTCTGCCGCATGCTTCGCGACCTTCGCCCTCGTTCCGATCGCGGCGTTGCTCGCGGCACCGATCCCGCTTCGAATCCCGCTCATCGCGCTCGCTTCGCTCATCAGTCTCGCGCTGCTCGGCGCCCTGGGCGGCCACCTGGGAGGAGCGCCGAGGCTCCGCGCGTCGCTCCGGGTCACCCTTGGAGGCGCCGCGGCCATGGCCGTCACGGCCGCCATCGGGCGCCTCCTCGGCGTATCCGTGGGGTGAAGGCTCTCGAAGATGAAGGCGCGGCCTGCGCTATCCGCGGCGGGCGGCGTCGATGGCGGCCACGTCGAGCTTCTTCATCGACATCATGGCCGTGAAGGCGCGCTTCGCCTCGGCGCCGCCGGCCGCAAGGGCCTCCATGAGGGTGCGCGGGGTGATTTGCCACGATAGGCCCCAGCGATCCTTGCACCAGCCACAGGCGCTTTCCTGGCCACCGTTCTCGACGATCGCGTTCCAATAGCGATCCGTTTCTTCCTGGCTGTCGGTGGAGACTTGGAAGGAGAACGCGTCGCTGTGTTTGACGCGGGGCCCGCCGTTGAGTCCGAGGGCAGGGGATCCCGGGACCGTGAACTCGACGGTGATGACATCGCCCTCCGTGCCGCTCGGGTAATCGCCCGGTGCCTTGTGGACCGCGGTCACGTCGCTGTTCGGGAAGGTCGCGGCGTAGAAGCGCGCTGCGTCGAGCGCGTCCTTGTCGAACCAGAGGCAGACGGTGTTCTTCGGCTTCATCGGGGTGCCCTCTCCTTCCCCGATTAGCGTGAAGCGTTCGCTGCCTGTAGCGAAATCCGACCGCGTGCGGCCGTGCCGTCTCAGCCGCCGTCGCCCGCGTCCGTCTGGCAGCTCGGGAGTGAACACACGCCGGCGCTGCACGTCAGGCGATTGCCGGTGCACATGCGATACGGCGGCGTGCACGGATCGCCGAGCTCGCCGCGCTTCACACACGCTTGGACCGACGGCCCGCCGTCGGCGGGGATGATGATGTCGCAAGTGGCCCCCACCTCACACTCGCGGTTCACGAGGCCGGCATCGGTGGCGTGCATGCCGCAGTTGTCGCCCGTTGCCTGGCGAGCGACACAGGTTCCGAGGGGGCCGGTCGGCCGCGCGCAGTAGAACGCCGCCGCACACTGCGCGGAGCGCTGGCAGGTCTCTCCGAGGGCGTGCACGGGTTGGCAGGTGCCCTGCACCGTGTTGGTGCAGAAGAAGCCATCGGCGCAGGGGCGGCTGTTGTTCGAGAGGCCGCACAGCGCGTCTTTCGTTCCGGGGCCCACGCACTCGCCGCCGGCGATGCCTGGGTCGCTCCGCAAGCAGGTGCGATCGCTCGCACACAAGGAGGCGGTCGCCGCGCCAACGGCGAAGAGGCACGGCCCCGAGGACGGCAGCGCGGTGCATTGTCCCTGCGAAGCGAGGGCGCCAGTTGCGGCGCAGGGCGTGTCCCGAGGGCACGCGGGGGCGCCAACGCCAGCGTCGGGCGTCGGACACGCGGCGCCCACGGCGAGCGTCGCTGGAACGTCGATGGGCACGCAGCCAACCGCTTGGGCGACGGGCACGTCTGGTTCTGTCCGCAGGTTTCACGGATTCCGGGGCAGCCGGCGTCGGGGCCGACGATGGCCGCGCAGCGCGCGCATTGCCCAGCCACGCCGTTCCCACAGCGGAGCGACGCGCACTGGCTCGCGAACTGACACGACTCGGTGGCGGCGCGCGCGCCGGCGGTTACGCACGGCGGCTCGATGCCCTGGAGCACTTCCGCGCACGACTGCTGCGCTCGCACTTGTGTGCATTGCGCAACTGTCGCCGGCGTCAGCGAGCTTCCCGCCGAGAAGAGGTAGTCGGGGCACAAGCTCGCCACGGCCTCGCAGTTGATGGGCCGTTGACCGCACTGCTCGCGGCGGAGGCACGCAGCCTTGACGTAGGCCTCGCAGACCTCTTTCGGCGAGAGCGGAGCGGCGCCGTCGGCAAGATCACCGCCGCGTCGTCGGGCGTGACGGGCGGAAGGCCGGTGGCGTCAGCCTCGGTCCCGGGCGTCACGGTGCCGCCTTCGCTCTCGAGCGATGCGCCTGCTTCCTGGTCCGCCGTCGTGGGGGAATCTTTGGAGCCAGCGCTCTCTTCGGACGAGCAGGCCCAGAGTCCTGCGCCAATGGCGTAGGCCGCGAGGCCAATGAGGAGAACGGGAGATACGGATGAGGAGCGCTTCATGGTGCGGATGGCCTTTGGCGAGACAGCGAGAAGGGAGGGTAGCCGATGCAGGGCCCGTGGTCTTTCGAGTGCAGGCAAAGACCTCCCCCCAAAAAGACCTCCTGCGAGGGGCCGCTCCCCGCGGGCTCCGGACTTGGTGAAGGTTGGCCGCGCAAATCAACTCGGCGAACGGCACCACGCGCTTACCCTCAGCCCTGTCGCGAGAGCGTCGGCTCCGCACCTCGAAGGAGCCTCCCCATGGCCGCCCGTCCCCGCGTCTACGACAAGCTCAAATGGCACGAGGACGGCGACACGAGCGCAGGCTTCTTCTTGGGCTGGGCCGCCAAACGCGATCTCCTGAGCGATGACATCGCACCGAAGGACGCGCGCGGCGCGAAGGCCGGCAAGATGAGCGGCCTGTCGCTCCTCGAGGTCTACGGCGGCTCGCTCGCGAGCGATTTGCTCTCGGACGAAGGCAACGCCTTCGCCGCCGTTCTCTACGCGAGCAAGGCCGGTCCGCTCCCGAAGACCGTGCGCGCGCTCGACGCAGCGTTCGCCGCGTGGCGTGCGCGCAAGACGCCACCGAAGAAGGGCAAGGCTATGGCCAAGCTCAGCTCGGAGGTCGAAGGACGTCTCGTTCGGCTGCGCGCCAAGGCCAAGAAGAAGCACGCCGTCGAGGTCGAGCACCTCCTCCCCTTCGCTCAACTCGGCGACAAGGCGGCGGCCGCCGCCCTAAGAGCCCTCGCGGACGAGCACCACTGGCCACGCGGCGGGCAGAGCGCTCGTTCGGCTTGGCACGTGGGTCGACGTCATCGCGCTCTATCTCGAGTCCGGCCTTGCGAGCCTCGTGCGTCAAGCCAAGGCAAGGAAGGTCGACGCCGACTTCGTGGTGTCCCTCCTCGAGGAGCTCGAGCCTTCGCCGGAGGTCGCGCGCGCTGGCGTCGAGCTCGCCGAGTGGGCCCGCAAAGGCAAGAACGCGTCGTTGGTCGGAAGCGCGCTCGATGTCGTTGGGACACACCTCGACGACGGCGACTTCGCGCCCGATGCCAAGCTCGCGAAGGCCGCTCGTTCGCTCGCGCACGAGCAGCTCGAGGGCAAGCTCCAGCCGATCGACGTCTTTCGTTGCTACAAGGTGCTCGGTGCCGTCGGCGACGCGTCGTCGCTCGAGCTCATGCTCTCGCGCCCGCCGCTCACGAACGAGTGGAAGGGAAGCGAGAAGGAGCCGCTCGCGGCGCTTAGGAAGCGGCTCGGCGCGAAACGATAGCTTCGCGGGAGCGAACGCCCGCGCTCAGCTCGGCTCAGAGGCAGCAGCAGCTCGCAAAGCCGAAGCCGAGGGCGCCGCCGCCAATGGTGTTGGTGCAGTTCGGCGTTGCCCATGAGCCGTCGCAGCGGACGTTGGAGCCCGAGTAGCCGCCCACGGTGCCGTCGACGCAGGTCGTGCTGCACGTCTTGCCTTTGGCGGCGCAGATCTCGTTGCACGTGGCGGTCGGCGACGCGGGCGCGCAGGCCGCGAGCGGCTTCGCGCAGGTGCCTTCGAGGCAGAAGGTCCGAGCCTGAAGGCCAGCCTGGTTCATCGGACACGCGTTGCCACACGTGCCGCAGTGCTCGCGGCTCTTGTCGGTGTCGGTGCACTTGCCGTCGCACGCGGCGAGGTCCGAGCACGTGAGCGTGACGGTGAAGGATTGGATCGTCTTTCGGCCAGCGCCATCAAAGAACTGCGCGCGCAAGGCGCGGCTCTCCGTCGCTTGCGCGGCGAACTGAATCTTCTTGGCGGCGTGGAGCGCTTTCCACGAGACGCTCGCCTCGAGGCTCGAGGCGCTCGCGGTCTTAAAGGAGGCGACGGTGGCGCCGCTGCTCTCCTCGAGGAGGACACCGCCGGCGATGGCGCCCTTGCCGGTGCGCGTCTCGAAGACCGCGCTGATCACGATCGCGTCGCCCTCGGTCATGGAGGTCGCGCTCGCGCCGAAGCTGACGATGGCCGGGCCGCCGGGATCGCTCACGGCCGCGGGGCCGGGAGGTCGACCCGGTCCGGTTTCCGTCGCGCCGGCCTCGCCAACGGCAGAGGGGCCGCCGAAGCCGCCATCGGACAGAAAGCCCCCTCCCCCGCCGCCACCGGAGCAGGCGACGAGCGTGAAGACCGCGAGGAGCATCGAGAGGCGGAGCGGACTCACCGGCGTTTTGTACGGAAGTTTAGGGACGGACCTCCCCCCGCGCGGCGCTCGACCTAGTCAAGCGCGATGCGACGTCGCGACGCTCAGCCATCGAATCGACTTCACGATGCGCGAACCCTTTGACGTCGGTCGTAAAACCCGTACGTTGCGTCCGCGCGGTGGAGCAGCCTGGTAGCTCGTCAGGCTCATAACCTGAAGGTCGTAGGTTCAAACCTGCCCGCGCAACCATTGCGAATGGCCCGACACCCCCGCAGAACGAGGTCGAACCATCGCCATTTGGGCAGGCTTCTGTCATTTCTGCACTCGTCCTCTTCGCCCGGCCTCGCAGAGCCTCGGCCGGCTACGAGGACTCGTGCAGAAAAGGGGCAAATCCTGCCCGCGCAACCATCACTGGAGCACGAGTCCAGATTCGCGTGGGGCCTCGCTTCGGGGGGCCTTCGTCGTTTGTGCAGGCCGAGGATCCGAGCGGGTAGAACTGCCCCTCCGCGCTCGCAGAGCGTCGGCCGGCTACGAGGACCTCCGGGAAGTCGAATCGGGTCTGCAACATGAGGCTAGCCCGACATCCAGGTTCCCCCGCCAGCCACCGCTGCTCGAGGCTGCGTCCGAGAGCGGCCGCCTCGAGCGGGGCCAGGCGAAGGACGCCACCGCGTCCACGACTTCGCCGAGCGCACGGTGGTCGTGGTTGCGCCGGACTTACGGAAGGAACGCCGTCCACTGCGTCTGCTTTGTCGGGTCGACCACAAACGCGGGCGTCAAGCAACGGGCCGGCTCTCGGGGAGCCGGGGTACCTCGGCGCTCGAACGTGGCTCGGAAGGCGCGCACCAGCAAAGGCGCCATCGAACGGGTACATTCCCCGCCAACACCATGACGTCGAAGAAGTCCTTCCCGTGCGGCTGTTCGCCATGCCGAGCTGCACCATCCCTTCGACTTTCTCTGCGATCACGGTCTCCTTCGGGTACGCGCGAACGCGGCGCAGGGAAGTCGAGCAAGGAGGAAACGCGACGAGCTCGGCGTTCCGGCGTAACGGCGTCGCCAAAGCCAACGTCGACTTTGGAGGCGGAGCTTCGCGTTCCCAATGCGCGCCCCTCGAGTTCGACGCACGCCGCCGTACTCCTGGTCTTGACGGATGGGGCCTGGAGGGACGCGGAGTCGAAGAACGCTCGGCATTTTGCATCGTCTACCGGCATGCGGATCCGTCGGCGAAGACCTGCCTCTGCTGCGGCTCTCGGCAGGATCTCCGGAAGCCGAGCAGACTAGGTCTCGCGCGCGTGGCACGGGTGGGCGCGGCCCGTCCAAGGCCGTGAAGAGCGCGGCGCCTTTCAGGCAAAGGGCACTTTGCTCTGCGTGCAGCTGAGCGAGAGTCGGTGCTAGCAGGCGCTCGTTGGCGTAACGAGGAAGAGCTGGTGGTCTCCTTTTCGCTCCTTCGAGAGCTTG is part of the Myxococcales bacterium genome and harbors:
- a CDS encoding ABC transporter permease, with amino-acid sequence MVFEVKLAVRYLVSARLQSGLLMFGVSVGVVVFTFIAALMNGLSVRLTDDITGNVAHVTLEPELRVPRAFMASPKGRPLFAIQPGHDVKPAIRTYRSVLEVASRTPGVRAAVPEVFGNGTLARGEKNVAVAVTGLEAKNADAIAPIGPSIIRGRLDLGVGNVVVGSRLAADLGVDVGDRVSLRAARTASSRTGAVAAEAAMIVRGVFTLGVQAVDERVVYMGLTSAKKLFDVADGVSIIELKVDDVWQAPLLAERLGRATKLKASNWLDRNTRLQEGLRAQASTSNMIKAFSLLTIAIGVASALFLSVSRRRADIGILRSFGIGRGAILRTFVLQGLFIGTIGALVGVALGFGFAEALLRGSMKANGAPSIPIDPAQGEYVRAILLAMAASAFAAVVPAWSASRIDPLEAIQS
- a CDS encoding efflux RND transporter periplasmic adaptor subunit, encoding MSAVTLPGPATSTVAPDVALDTVPITASTRRRAVRALVLALLAAVAAVGAVQVIRVVRRPPEVMSFAVKRADVTRMLAVTGRVEAVQTVVVSPQFSGRITEIVRHEGDRVKKGELLARLADTSARSNVLQQEAALTSRQHDLAQAQRDLARTTSLVASGSVAPAELETARLFASRAADDVRRLSAALREGRSQLVLLAPFDGTIIRRDGELGQVVGAQSAVFEIATLDSARVSAEVDERYVRLLRPGMRAEILPVGTEDAKLAATVSYVAQAVDPQTGAATVRFAYESAPKNVLMGMSVDVNVSVETIPSAITVPREAVGGGGGGDPSFVLVVTDGVVARRGITVDDWPAPFVVVRSGLKEGELTLVDPKGAKLGARVRTKGASNGL
- a CDS encoding VIT family protein: MGRAAARPWAAAPERHRSGRAGWIRAAVLGADDAIVSTASLMIGVAAASATKEAVLVAGVAGLVAGAMSMAVGEYVSVSSQRDAEQADVERESRELAQQPRAELNELAMLYVKRGLDKALAMKVAEQLSAHDTLGAHMKDELGIDQSALSRPMQAAWISAACFATFALVPIAALLAAPIPLRIPLIALASLISLALLGALGGHLGGAPRLRASLRVTLGGAAAMAVTAAIGRLLGVSVG
- a CDS encoding VOC family protein, yielding MKPKNTVCLWFDKDALDAARFYAATFPNSDVTAVHKAPGDYPSGTEGDVITVEFTVPGSPALGLNGGPRVKHSDAFSFQVSTDSQEETDRYWNAIVENGGQESACGWCKDRWGLSWQITPRTLMEALAAGGAEAKRAFTAMMSMKKLDVAAIDAARRG